In the Acidobacteriota bacterium genome, CCGGCTTCGCCGCCTTCTTCGCGATCTCCAGATGGCGGTCCGCTTCGGGTTCGAGCGATGCCCAGACCGTATCGCCACGCGTCAGAAACTGATGCAACCGGAACGCGAAGATGGAAAAGCGGCTGGAGTCGTCTCGCAGGCTGGAACCCCAAAGCAGCCAGCGGCGGAGCGCTTCCGCGCAACGTTCAGGATCGGACTCCACCAACGCCGCAAGCTCCGCAGCCGCGCTCGGTACGTCTCCGATCGGATCCCCCTCCAAGCGCCGCGGCGTCTGCCTGAGCAACCTGCCAGTGTCCGGTTCCTCACGCACTCCGAAAGTCGATTCGATCCAGGAGGCGAGAGGGTGCATGCAGAACGTCCCATACTCGACCGGCGGTTCTTCATCCGAAACGACGGCGGCCCGAATGGCGGCCCGAATCAAGGGATCCGCCAACTCAATCTCCGGGGTAGCCCGCTCCAAACTCTCGGTGACCACCTGCTCAGGCGCAATCGGCACACCGAACAGGGTCTGCGACACTCCCGCTACTTCGCGGCGCTGCTCCTCGCTGCCACCTCCACTGGCCATCGTGGCGGAAGTCCCGATACAGACGACGCTGTTGCCCACCGCGTGGCGGCAGCGGCGGATCAGCATCGCGATGTCAGCTCCCTGACGGCCCCGGTACGTATGCAACTCGTCGAAGACGAGAAACCTGAGACCCTGCGCTGCTCTCAGCAGCTCACGGTCTTCGGTTCGCGTGAGCAGCAACTCGAGCATCATGTAGTTCGTCAGGAGGATGTCCGGCGGGTCGCTTCGGATGGCTTCGCGGGCGGGGCCTCGTTCCTGCCCCGTATAGCGCGCGAACCGGACCGGTGACCGGCCTTCCGCGTAGCCCTTGTCGACGAACTTGCCGAGCTCCTCGTCCTGGCTGTTTGCCAGGGCGTTCATGGGATAGACGATGATGGCCTGGACCCCCCGGCCGGATCCGCGTCGGAGCACGTGGTCCACGATCGGCACTATGTAGGCGAGGCTCTTGCCGGAACCGGTGCCGGTCGTCAGTACGTACGACCGACCCTTGGCGGCCTCCAGAATCGCGTCGCGCTGGTGCCGGTGCAGGAGAAGCTGCTTGCCGCGGTGATCCGTATCAGACTTGCCGATCCGGAAGACCCGTGAGCATTCCTCGTGAAGGACTCCCTCCGCCACCAGATCATCGATCGTGCCGCCGGGCTTGAACGTCGGGTTCAGTTGCAGCAGCGGTTGCGGCCAGAAGCCCTCTCCAGCGAGGTGGCTGTCCACAAACTGCCTGATGCGACGGTCGCCGATCTTGATGAAGCTGCGGGTATAGTCCCGATAGTCAGAGACCAGACGGTTCCTGAGATCAAAAACATCCATGACCAATCGCGACGCTCGTTTGCACCCGCGGGCGCAACACGGTCAACACAGATATGGCCGACCACCGAGCCCTACGGACTGAAGGCACCGCGTAGCTTCGTCCACTCACGACTACGACCAATCCTCGAACCGCGCAAACAGATCATCTGAGGTCTCGGACTCGATGATCCAGTCCCCCACCTGCGCCAAGCGATCCGCATCCTCGACGCCCTTGAGCTTCGCGGCCAGCCGCTCCGCCGCGGCTGCATCGAACTTCCGCGCCGCCTGACGGCACGGCAATTCCCGCTGGCCCTGCTCTCGGCCCTGTTCGACCCACTCCGCAGTCCACTCCTGAACGGTCTCGGCCAACATTGCCCGCACCTCCTCAAGCCGCGGTAGCGGCCCGGTCACCGACCCGCGGAATCGACGCGGCAGCAGCACTTGCGCCGCCCACTCGCCGAACGCCGCCGTCAGCTCCTCATCATCCTGCTTCCCCAGCAGATCGATCAACGCCCCCAGCAACGCTGGCGCCCGCGCCCGATCGCGATTCGTCTCGAGCGCGATCAGCGCCGACACCAAGTTGCCCGATGGGAGATCACGACCCCCGACCCGGGCCTCATCCACCAGGAAGTACCGCTGCGACGGTTGATACCGCGCCAACGCCGCTTCGCGACCAGAAGCATCAGCTCCGCCACATCCACCGGCGCCATCCATGGCCGCCGGCCGTTGTAGATCACGACCGGCAACACCGGCGGCAGGACGGAGCGCTCCCGCAGCACTCCCTCGGCGATCAGCTTCTGATATAGCAGCGCCGTGTACGTCAGCATGCGGACCGCCATCGACCGGTCGACTGCGGACTGGAACTCCAGGAGCAGCACGACGTACAGCCATCGGTCATCCTTGAAGCGGAGGCGCCACACCAAGTCGCCGTGTCGCTGCCGCAGGTCGTGGCTGACGTAGCTGGCAGGGAGCGGCGTCAGCGAGTCCAGGTCGAACTCGGCGCTCCAGTCCCGGGCAGCGAAGCCGCGCAGCAGGTCCCGGACCATCCGGGGCCGCGAAAAACAACCGCTTGTACGCAGGGTCATCCATCAGACGAGCCGATCATAACGCGCCAACGGTCACCGAGGACTCCCAACGGGGAGCGGATTTACGCCGACGCAGTCGGCTTCCAAATCGGCACATCGCGAGCCCGCATCGGCAACGCCGAGTCTCGCGCACGATGGTGTCCAGGGTGCTCACCGCACAGCAGATCGCGCTCGTGCGCGCGGAACCGGAACCGTGCTGGATGGCCGCAGGATGGCGATCGCCGGGGTCACGCAGACGACCTGGCGGCCGCTTCCAGGTTTGTCAGAATTGCCGCCGCCTCGTCATGCCGCACCCCCGGCCAAAGGACCGCGCCACGGCACCATCCTGGACGGCGACGTCGGACGCGCAACGTGGGACATCTGCGGATCTCGCCAACCGCCGGCCTGCCAGGCGGCTCTGGTGCGGTGAGCGTCCGGTTCACTGCCGCCGATGGCCGGTGCGCTGAGGCGCCGCGTCGAGCCGCGCTGCGTCGGCCCCCAGCTCAACGACGCCACGCGCGCATTTGCACGCCGCGCGCGGGCGGCGACGCGTTGCGCAAGGCGGCCGGGTGTATGGATTCTTCAGCTTGCGCCCGCAGGCGCTGATGCGCCCCGCATGATGGTGAAGATTCTGCTCTACGCCTACGCTGTCGGCCGTCGCCGTCGCGCTCGACAGCCTCGGTCTCGCCGACCGGCACTACGCGGTCTGCGCCGCCCACTCCGACACGGCCTGCCCGCACGTCCACGTCGCCGTCAGCGGCGTCGACCCAAATACGGTCGAAGCCGTTGACAAGGGCGCGCCACGCGCAAGCTCAGCCGCTGGGCCGAGCAATACTAGCGCGACCACGGCGGCATCGTCGTGCCCGGACGCGTCGAACGGCGCGAGGCGCGGGCGGTCGGTCTCGATCGAACGGTGACCGTGCGCCGAGCCCATGCCGCTCGATCTCCGTGGCTGCCGTGGCCACGTGGCTGGCTACGCCGGGGTCGAAACGGAAGACGAAGGACGTCCCGCTTCCGGCGGGAGCCACGGACCAGATCTCCGGACTGCTGGCTACCTCCAAAACACTTCGAAAGCCGAGGCCCTTGTTGCCGACGCTCTCGTTGGGATCCTTCGGGCTCTGCGCGAGCTGGCAGATCCCATCGAAGTCTTCCTTGCGAAACGGTCGCCCGCTATTGCCGACAGACAGTACGGGTTCGCGATCGGTGCTCAACACGAACGAGATTCGCCGGGCGTCATCGGGACCGGCGTGCGCGAGCGCATCATGTGCGTTCTGTAGCAACTCGAGGACGCAGCGGCCTCGGTACTCCTGGCCGATCTGGGCGTCGAGGCTGGCGACCGTGCGATAGTTGCTCGTGCCGTTCTTGAGTTCATCGAAGAACGTCTGGACTTGGCGCTGAGCCTGAGCGACGACAAGTTCGTCTCCGGCCAGCCTCGTCGCCGAATGGTCGGCACTCATGCGAGAGATGCGGTGGAGGCAGACTCGGGCGGCGCGCTCGTTGAAGACGCGGTTGACCGCGGGGTCAACTCGGTGCCGGGGATCGCGGCTCCTCGCCGCGCTTTGAGCTACGCGTCGTCAATCTGACGTCCGGCCCGGCTCTCTCCACGCGCCGAAGAACCCGGGGCATGACGTCTCGGAGGAACGAGTCCTCGCGCCATCTCGCGCCACACAGAGGACAGGCGACGATCCGCGGTGTCAGAACGCCAACGGTCTTGATGTCCTCGAAATCGAACTCGCATCGGCAAAACGGACACGTTGTTCCGCGTTTCTGAACGCTGAACCGGCCTGCCGCCGGCTCCGGCCGGGGTGGCTCGTTCACGTCCCGTGCCGCATGTTCCTGATCGCTCATGCAGGTCCATCGTATCCGTGCTGGCCAGTCCGCCGCAAGGAAACTACGCCATCGGCTCGCTGGCGCGGGAGGCGCCCGAGCGGCCGCACCAGAGGGCCTGTCGGAGTTCGCCTGCATCGCCGAAGACTTGCCCAGAACGGACCATCGGGACGCCACGGGACAACCTCGCGTCCCGTACACACGACCGGACCGCACAAGCATCGCGCACGACCTCTCCGCCCCGACCAACCGTCCGGCCAGCCAGCCAGCCTTTCGGACGCCAACGTCCGGGCGGGCATCGTCGTCAAGGGCCAAGTCTGGACCAGCGTGCGGGGAGCCGGCGTCACGAGCGTAAGCCCCGCGGAGCGGGGGCCGAGCGGAGCGAGGCCCAGCCGTCCTAGTCCAACTTCGCGGGGACCAACTGCTCAGCACGCACGCCGCGCCGACGCCCGCGGCGAGACAACCCTTTGCCACCGCCGTGTGCAACGACCGTCGTTTTCGAGGGTTCCATGGTCAACTCTCGGGACCTCGGCGGCCCACCCTTTCTGCTGGACATTCGTCCTCGTCGCACCCGGAGAACCCGGCTATAATGGAACATTGGAACTTTGTCTGCTCCTTCGGCATCCGGAGCCTCGGCCCCCTGCATGCCCCACGAGCAACCGCCGATTCGTCCTCGCGCAACGTCCGGCTTGTCGGTGTCCGGTACCCGCGCCAGACCTGCAACTCCCAGCCGCGGTGTGGCCGATATGCAAGACGCTTGGCCGCACCGGTGTCGACTCGACTCGACTACGCCACCAGATCGCAGCCGACGGCGCCCGTCCGCTCTGTACGACGGCGACGATAGCGTTCGATCCTGCTCGGTCTCTCGACGATTGCATGCAAGCCTTGCCTTGCCTTGCCTTGCCTTGCCTTGCCTTCCATCCCACTGGCTCCTCCTGTGGCACTAACCAAATGACCGGTGATTGACCATGCCTTCCCATGACTACAGCCCTCGCGAAGCTCTTGACCTGTTGCTCCGAAAGGTTAAGGAAAGAGCACCCGAGTTAGCCAATAATCTCCAATCCGCAATAGATGCCGGCAAGGACGTTTCGGAAAGGGAAGAAACCACCGAACGCAAGAAATCAAGAACATATCGGAAGACCGTACCACTGACCGATGAAGAGGCTCTTCTCGTCGTCATAGGCAGCCTGCGAGCATACTTTGTCGAGCAACCACTATTTGCGAATTCGGCTATTCGTGAATTCACGGACGCAGCTTTAGCTGCTCACCCTGATCCTCAAGAACTCGTGTCTGGCAACTCGCCGCCAAAATCGACCGAGGGCGTGGGCCTGGAGAAGCAGCTTCAAGTGGAACTCCAGACTGCGACGCAAATCTCGGAAACCGGCGAACAGACCGCTCGACTATCGTCGACTTCTCAAGATCTTCTGATGGAACAGCAAGCAAACCTCAAGCGTCTCCTCGAAGCTCTCACATTTGACTCCTAGCTGGCTAGCAAAACGATGGCATCCCTTGCTGATTTGGAAACCGCGATCGATACACTGCTGAACCACCCTCTAGGAGCTCAGCAATATCAACTGACCCAGGCTGTTGAAGGAAAAGCCTATGAGGCATATGTGTTCGCCCTGTGTCTTCGGGCCGTCCGCGAACTGGGTGTAACGCCTGTACTTTGCGGAAGGCAAGCGCCGCCGAATCCATTCATATTTCGCGGCGCGCCTGGTCAGATCCACTCGACCTCAAGGAACTACGGATACGCGGCTCTTGTTATAAATGGGTTTTCGTTCGAGATCCATGCAGGCGTGGAATTCAAGGGAAGTAGTGGCATGACACACGAACTGGACGTATGCATAATGCGCGGTGATGACGCCGTGAAGTGCAGGCAACAGCCAGACGATCCCCCGTCTGCCAGCCTAGTTGGAGGTTGGGAATGCAAATTCTATGCGGGCAATCTTAAGAAAGGACTGGGAAGGGCTTTCGTGGGCTTGATGGATGATATGGGTACAAACGTGCGACTGAGTGGGTTATGTTCGAACTCAGTGCATCCGCAGCTGCGAGAGTACTTTCAACCACGCCGTCGTCCTTACCCTCATTTTTACCTTACTCCACTGGAGCCATCGAACGAGAATATATTCGTCAACCAACTAAAAGGAGAGCTCAAGAAGATGACAGCTTGGTAGCACGCGTTCTTTTCACGCACCTGTCGGAAGCGCCTGTTTCGTCATGGTCGGTTGTAGGGCAAGGCGCCGTCCTCGCCCGGCGCTCGGCCGCTCCGCTGTCGCCCTCGCCTTCGATGCAACGTCCGTCCGCGCAGATCAGTTCGCCCGGCCAGGGTCCGAGCGACGTGGACGCGATGCGATCGCTCTTTGTGTGCCTGCTGGACGCCTGCCGTGCCGAGTGGCCGAGGACCATCGCGGCGAAGTCCGCGCGGCCCACGGCTCGCTGTGGTCCACATCCGGCGGCGAACCCTCAACTGAAACAACCCGCACAAGCGCTCTCACTCGAGTGACGGGGTTGAGTTCGGTCCACCAGCTCCCGACCCGCGTTGATTTGCGGCTTTGCGGCGGCAGCAGAGTTGGCGAAGTCGGCAAGGTCAGCGGTGGCCGTCTGATCCGCCGCGTCCTCGCCGCACACCGCGACGGGAATGGAGTTCGGTGCGGACTCCCGCGTTTGCCGCGAAGTCCAGGTTTCCTGAAGGAAAGTGGAAAGGACGGCGTCGTCGTACTCATTTCCATGTGCAATCGACGCCCGGATTGTGGTGGACCCGACTGGACGATTGTTCCGTGGAAGGAGTCGTCGCGTCGCCATCCATGCGGAGCAGGAACTGCGGCATGTCCTCCACGCGATTCGGGGTGGGGTCGTTCTGGCGAGTCGGCGCCTGCGGCCAGTCGTTGTTGTGACCTCGTGTGTGGCGGGTACTGGGGGAGGTCGTCGAGTGCGCCTGCGCGCCTGATTGGCGGTCTCGACCGCGAGGTCGAGCGTCGTCGCCGACCCGCACAACGATGTCGTCCTGGCGCGCGATCGTCAGATATGGACGAAGATGAAGCCGCTGAACCGGCCCCAATGCCCCCGAGGATGGTCTGGTTTTGCACGATGGTCACATGGTCGCCGAATGATGACCCCCGGGCTGGGATGAGCGTCTTTGCACGACTGGTCGGCGAGTCGCTTGAGCCGACGCTGCTCGGCCCAGGGTGCGTTCTGCGCCTGCTCCGGGCCCTGATCGTTCTGCGCCTCGGTCGAGTCCAACCAGTAAGTGGCCCGCAGGTAGTCCAGACGTCGTAGCGGCGGTGACCGCTGGCGCGCGACACGCAGGCTCTGCCGCGCGACGGAGTGGCAGCCCATCGGCCGCCTGCTGCGGAGAACGCTCGCATCACGGTCGTCGACAAAATCACCCCGCTACCCGAAAAAACCGCAAACCCTATCAATTTGGGTAGCGCAAGGACGCGTGCACCTGCGCTAGGATGCGCCGCAAGGTGGGGACTGCCCCGCGGTACGAAGACGGGAAGTACGGCCGTGCCCGGGGCGATTGGAACCGGCTCGATGGGGAGTAGGTTCAGCGGTCTTGGCGTCCGGTTTTGCTCGCGATAACTGCCGTTATCGCGAGCAAAGTGCATCTCCACACCAAAACGGACCCCATTCTACAACGCTTGCCGAACGCGATCCACAAGCCGGCGGCCTCGGGCGCAACTTGCTGACACCGCTTGAGTTCTTCGGAATGCGCCGCGTCCGACCGGCGTGACGACCGCCTCCGGCCGGGGCGGCATCGGAGTGGGACGCGCTCACATTTTTACTCGCGATAACTGCACGCCGAGCGTCCGTGACGGACCCTCGAACGGCAGGCACACGTCCCCGCCCGGCCGCCGCCGCTGGCGGCTTCACGGCCCTCGACCCACGACCGCCTTGCTCAGCGCTGCTGCCGCTCGGCCAACTGCGCGGCGCCGCTGCGCCTCGCTAGCAGCCTCTCCCCGTAGCGCTGGACCATGCGCGCGCTCTTCCAGCGCCCCGACTGGAGGATCGCCGGCAACTCGATGCCGCAGGCGATCATGTCCTGGACCGCCCCGACGCGCGTGCTGTGCCCGGCCAGCGTGTCCGCGATGTCGTCGGGCAGGCCCGCCCGCCGGGCCATCCGCTTGTAGATGCGCGGCACTTGGCTGGCGTCGAGCTTCTCGCCGATCTTGCCATCCTTGCGGACCGAACGGAAGAGCCGTGCCGTGCCGACGCCGCTGCGGTCGAGCCATGCCTTGACCATCTGCACGGTGTCCCGCGCCAAGTAGAGCATCGCGCCCCTAGCGTCCTGGTCGGTCTTGCCCGAGCGCACGAGCAGCGTAGCCGTCCCGTCGATATCCTCCAATAGATCAGTCACTTCCAGCGACACCAGCTCGGCGCGCCGCAGCAGCGTGTCGTAGCCCACGGCCAGCAGCGCGCGGTCCCGGACGTCGATCAGCCGGTCTCCCGCGGCCTCCAGCAGCCGGTTCCGCAGCGGCCAGGTCAGGCCCTGGACCTGCGCCTGCCGGCGCCCCCGGTGCCGGTGCATCCGCTGCAGCGCGAAGCGGACCGAGGCACTGTCGAGCGGGTTCGGCTGCCGCAGCGCCTTGTGCAGGGCGGCGATGCTCGACACGTAGCGGCGCACGGTGGCTGGCGTCTTGACGTGCGCCATCTCGTCGACGAAGGCGGTCACCGTGTCGGGGCTGGCGGGGAACGCCGGCAGGAAATGTCGTCGGCACCACGCCTCGAACACCTGCATGTCGGCGCGCAGTGCGCGCTCCGTGTTGCGGCTGAACGCGCCGCTGGCCGCCTCGAAGTAGGCGGCCAGCGGCTCACCCGCTGCCGCGTGTTGATCGTCGTGGAACGAGCGCTCGAACTCCAACGTCGCGTGCGAACCCAGCATCTGGCGGCCTCCCGATCAGTCGCAAAGACCGGGATTTTTTGCTCGCGATAACGGCAGTTATCGCGAGCAAAACCTCGTTGCGAAGGCGAGCCTGTTGGGCTGTCGCTCAAGTACCCGAAAGCGGTGACGGCGCCGTGTTCCGCGGGGTGGGTGTCAGCTGGGAGAAACGCCATGTCTCACGCGCGATCGTCGGTGAAGCCGGCCGTGCCGGTTCGAGGGAAGGAGCAGTGGATGCCGAGAATCACGAGAGGTCGGGGGGCAAGTGGCACGAGTCTTGCGCCGGCAGCCCAATTGCTGCATCCCTCCACAGGGCGGCTCTCGCTAGACCCTGACTACCGCGCAGCTGACGACATTGGCGCGTCAAGCGGTTCGCGGGAGCGCGATCTGGATCTGAGGCGCGGACTCCGCTGTTCGGTCGCGGTGGCCTGTACCTCTTCTCCTCCCGGAACATTGCGACGACTTGCTCGCGCGTGGAGGGCGCCAGCGGGCCCGCTCGCCCTCGCCCTCGCCCTACTGCCGGGCGCCGGGACCGTTGCGGCACAAGGCACATTGCCGACGTTGAGCGTGTCCGATGCGCAGGACTACGAGGACGCAACGTGGATGATATTCGAGGTGTCGCTGTCGGCGGCGAGCGCTGACACGGTGACGGTCGACGTTGAAACGTCAGATGGGACTGCCACGGACGGGCCGGATTACAGGTTCGAACCGCTGACGCTGACCTTTCCTCCGGGCAACAGGTCGCAGCGCGTGGCTGTGCGGGTGATTGACGACGAGGCGGTCGAGTCGGACGAGACCTTCACGGTGACGTTGACGAATCCGACGGGGGCCACGCTGGGCGATGCGACGGCGACCGGCACGATCAAGAACGACGACACTGCGGCGACGCTCACCGCGAGCGACATCGGGGACACGACGGCTACGCTGACCATCGGCAGCCACACGGACGGTTGGTGGTACCGGGGCCAGAACTTGGGAACCAGGCAGTGGAGTAGCTGCACCGCAGTCACCGCCGGCACGACGGTGGTTAGCATCACCGGTCTCACGCCAGCAACAGGCTACCTCTACAGGGCGTACAGCGATAGCACATGCAACACTAGACTGGCCAGGGTTGAGTTCAGGACCATTGCGTCAGCGGGCACGCCGACAGTGAGCGTGTCCGATGGGCGGCTGGACTCCGAGGACGACGTGTGGATGACGTTCGAGGTGTGGCTGTCGGCGTCGAGCCGTGAGACGGTGACGGTCGACTATGCCACATCGGATGGGACGGCCGCGAGCGGGACGGATTACAGGGCCGAGTCGGGGACGCTGACCTTTGCTCCGAACGGCGCTGGGGTGGGGGTGGTGAATGTGTTGGTGTATGACGACGAGGATCTCGAGCCGGACGAGACCCTCACGGTGACGTTGACGAATCCGACGAAAGCCACGCTGGGCGATGCGACGGCGACCGGCACGATCAGGAACGACGACACTGCGGCGACGCTCACTGCGAGCGACATCGGGGAGACGACGGCGACGCTGACCATCAGCAGCCACACGGGCGGTTGGTATTACCGGGGCCAGGACTTGGGAACCGACCAGTGGAGTAGCTGCACCCTAGTCGCCGCCGGCACGACGGCAGTTGACATCACCGGTCTCAAGCCAGCAACGCCCTACGACTACTGGGCGTACCGCGATAGCACGTGCAACACCCATGACAAATTGGCCAGGGTTCAGTTCCGGACCATTGCGTCAGCGGGCACGCCGACAGTGAGCGTGTCCGATGCGCGGGGATACGAGGACGAAACGTGGATGTCGTTCGAGGTGTCGCTGTCGGCGGGGAGCCGTGACCAGGTGACGGTGAAGTATGCCACGTCGAGTGAGTCGAGTGATACGGCCACGAGCGGGACGGATTTCAAGGCGAAGTCGGGGACGCTGACCTTTCCTAAGAACAGCACGAGCCCGCAGCGCGTGAGTGTGCAGGTGATTGACGACGAGGATCTCGAGTCGGACGAGACCTTCACGGTGACGCTGACGAGTCCGGCGGGGGCCACGCTAGGAGATTCGACGGCGACCGGGACTATCAGGAACGACGAAGCGAAGCCCGCCAGCGAGATGATGGCGCAGGCCGCAACGCGGACGACGGTCGACCTGGCGTGGAGGCTGCCCGAACAACCCCGTGGGGTAACCGTGCGCGCGGTTGGTGTGCAACGGCAGGAGGCGGATGAGTCCTGGCGCACGGAGGCGACGCTTGCCGCCGACGCGGTGTCGCACACCGTGACCGGGCTGAGCGCCGGGACGGCCTACAGCTTCCGCACCCGGCTCGCGACGAACAAGGGGAACGCGGATTCGGAACCCGTGTCTGCGACCACGCTGACTACCGCGGCCGCCCTCACGG is a window encoding:
- a CDS encoding tyrosine-type recombinase/integrase codes for the protein MLGSHATLEFERSFHDDQHAAAGEPLAAYFEAASGAFSRNTERALRADMQVFEAWCRRHFLPAFPASPDTVTAFVDEMAHVKTPATVRRYVSSIAALHKALRQPNPLDSASVRFALQRMHRHRGRRQAQVQGLTWPLRNRLLEAAGDRLIDVRDRALLAVGYDTLLRRAELVSLEVTDLLEDIDGTATLLVRSGKTDQDARGAMLYLARDTVQMVKAWLDRSGVGTARLFRSVRKDGKIGEKLDASQVPRIYKRMARRAGLPDDIADTLAGHSTRVGAVQDMIACGIELPAILQSGRWKSARMVQRYGERLLARRSGAAQLAERQQR
- a CDS encoding sensor histidine kinase encodes the protein MSADHSATRLAGDELVVAQAQRQVQTFFDELKNGTSNYRTVASLDAQIGQEYRGRCVLELLQNAHDALAHAGPDDARRISFVLSTDREPVLSVGNSGRPFRKEDFDGICQLAQSPKDPNESVGNKGLGFRSVLEVASSPEIWSVAPAGSGTSFVFRFDPGVASHVATAATEIERHGLGARSPFDRDRPPAPRAVRRVRARRCRRGRASIARPSG
- a CDS encoding Rpn family recombination-promoting nuclease/putative transposase — encoded protein: MTLRTSGCFSRPRMVRDLLRGFAARDWSAEFDLDSLTPLPASYVSHDLRQRHGDLVWRLRFKDDRWLYVVLLLEFQSAVDRSMAVRMLTYTALLYQKLIAEGVLRERSVLPPVLPVVIYNGRRPWMAPVDVAELMLLVAKRRWRGINRRSGTSWWMRPGSGVVISHRATWCRR